The genome window TTCTGTCATGCCATCGGGGAGATGGTGGCCGGCCTCCAGGTCTCCGGATTGGACCCCGACGAGGTGGAGGAGGAGGCGCTCGCCATCATCGAGGGGTTCGTCGGGTGGACCCGGCTCATGGCCGCCCAGCTGGGCCTGGCCCGCAACCTGCGCCCGCACACCCTCTGGTTCGACCGGTAGGCGGGGGGGGTGGTGGCATGCAGGACTTCTTCCACCGCGTCGCCCAGCGCGCGGCGCAGCTGGTCGGGAGCCCCTGGGCCTTCATCGCCGCCGTGCTCGTGCTCGTCGGCTGGGCGGCGACCGGGCCGGTGTTCCACTTCAGCGATACCTGGCAGCTCGTCGTGAACACGGGGACCACGATCGTCACCTTCCTCATCGTCTTCCTCATCCAGAACACCCAGAACCGCGACGCCCGAGCGATCCACCTCAAGCTCGACGAGCTGATCAGGGCGGTGCGCGGTGCCCGGACCCGGCTCGTCGACCTCGAGGACATGACCGAGGCGGAGCTCGACGCGCTGGAGAGGGAGTTCCAGGCGCTGCGCCGGCGGTTGTCGCGCCGCCGCCCCCGGGAGGAGGACCGCAGGTAGCGGGCGGGCAGTGAGCGTGCTATGCTGCGGCGGGGGCGGCGCCTGGCCCGGAGCCAGGCGCCGGTGAGTCTCACGATGGCCACGGCACGGGTGGACTACGGCGCGGCGCTGGAGCGCGTGAAGGCGCTCCTGGCGGGCGGCGGCGTGCAGGCCGTCGTCGACTACCTGCACGAGCACGTCCCGCACTTCTCCTGGGTGGGGATCTACTGGGTCCAGGGGCGAGACCTGGTGCTCGGCCCCTGGCGCGGGCCGCAGGCCACCGAGCACACGCGCATCCCCATCGGGACGGGGATCTGCGGGGCGGCCGCCGCCTCCGGCCGCACCGAGGTCGTGGACGACGTCCGCCAGGACCTGCGCTACCTGGCCTGCTTCCCGTCCACGCGATCGGAGATCGTCGTGCCCATCCTCCGGGACGGCCGGGTGGTGGGCGAGATT of Armatimonadota bacterium contains these proteins:
- a CDS encoding low affinity iron permease family protein, with translation MQDFFHRVAQRAAQLVGSPWAFIAAVLVLVGWAATGPVFHFSDTWQLVVNTGTTIVTFLIVFLIQNTQNRDARAIHLKLDELIRAVRGARTRLVDLEDMTEAELDALEREFQALRRRLSRRRPREEDRR
- a CDS encoding GAF domain-containing protein, which codes for MATARVDYGAALERVKALLAGGGVQAVVDYLHEHVPHFSWVGIYWVQGRDLVLGPWRGPQATEHTRIPIGTGICGAAAASGRTEVVDDVRQDLRYLACFPSTRSEIVVPILRDGRVVGEIDIDSDRPAAFSEADRVFLEEVAALIAAQVSSRAPT